A window of the Plasmodium knowlesi strain H genome assembly, chromosome: 2 genome harbors these coding sequences:
- a CDS encoding apicomplexan amino acid transporter ApiAT8, putative codes for MKGTRENRCLAFLKGLRLKTDPNLPGAKQKTPFNISRFWLLIIIVIYTATSACIYFDWSAIRNLLLSVGKYKHLNVNPYTDITLSPQYKRINSLYPMTLAIHFTMSVFCGFLYDHIGPKFTAMIGQMCNIISWILLSIDSTTVDTTLLSFVFLGLGADTAFIPILTISNLYPDASTFILTVVGAAASLSYAVPATLNFICSKYPNAPFSYICYGYIFLILLPCLLVATFLLPLKPFKGLDYYIEKDQYRKGEVEGDGEGRRGEREMVTSQTNDEVDVEMQPFDVEQIKASKGTSGNGNGNASSISSTRGNTPNSGKQSREKNTHGSNGKNISSREGGNAMVAVHDEQETDSSRGTIQEDSDFHRKSIALFFKVLISYPSICIIVYFIIFNISTVFYGMVTDTYFSYDRSIIKVINILMPISCIPCIIFGRFINKYGAAIIIILMNACSALMHLTALIKHRASALVSAFLYMCVTSIYTSQIYCFIQNSFPSIVFGKLLGFASLCGGLFSLLCEKLYDQIVSKDGESIDPTNVVLLLVIVFIVMFLPLTILYFRNYERCIEDYQREEATSHSSARAA; via the coding sequence ATGAAAGGCACACGAGAGAACCGCTGCCTGGCCTTCCTGAAGGGGCTACGGCTGAAAACGGACCCGAACTTACCGGGTGCTAAGCAAAAAACGCCATTCAACATAAGCAGGTTCTGGTTGCTAATAATCATCGTGATATACACAGCGACCTCGGCCTGCATTTACTTCGACTGGAGTGCCATTCGCAATTTGTTGCTGAGTGTCGGGAAGTATAAGCACCTCAACGTGAACCCGTACACCGACATTACCCTGTCTCCTCAGTACAAGAGAATAAACAGTCTATACCCGATGACCCTAGCCATACATTTTACCATGTCTGTTTTCTGTGGCTTCCTATATGATCATATTGGTCCGAAATTTACAGCCATGATTGGACAGATGTGTAACATAATATCTTGGATTCTGTTATCCATCGATTCCACTACGGTCGATACAACTCTCCTGAGTTTTGTATTCCTTGGATTGGGTGCGGACACTGCCTTCATCCCCATTTTAACCATTTCGAATCTTTATCCAGATGCCTCCACATTTATCCTCACAGTCGTTGGAGCAGCTGCATCATTGAGTTACGCCGTCCCAGCCACACTTAACTTCATTTGCAGCAAGTACCCCAATGCCCCATTTTCATACATTTGCTACGGGTACATATTTCTAATCCTGTTGCCTTGCTTATTAGTGGCGACCTTTTTGCTACCCCTTAAGCCATTCAAGGGGTTAGACTACTACATTGAGAAGGATCAAtacagaaaaggagaagtagAAGGCGATGGCGAAGGAAGACGGGGGGAAAGAGAAATGGTTACTAGCCAAACGAATGATGAAGTTGACGTGGAGATGCAGCCATTCGATGTTGAACAGATAAAGGCGTCTAAAGGCACAAGTGGAAATGGAAATGGAAATGCGAGTAGTATATCTTCTACGCGGGGAAATACACCAAATAGTGGAAAACAGTCccgggaaaaaaatacccaTGGatcgaatggaaaaaatataagcagCAGAGAAGGCGGAAATGCCATGGTGGCTGTGCATGATGAACAGGAAACCGACTCCTCCAGAGGTACAATACAAGAAGATTCAGATTTCCACAGAAAAAGTATAGCCCTATTTTTCAAGGTGCTTATCAGTTACCCAAGTATCTGTATCATAGTatactttattattttcaacaTTTCCACAGTCTTTTACGGCATGGTCACAGATACCTATTTTAGTTACGACCGTTCAATTATCAAGGTAATTAATATTCTCATGCCCATTTCCTGTATCCCTTGTATTATATTTGGAAGGTTCATAAACAAGTATGGAGCAGCAATTATAATTATTCTCATGAATGCCTGTTCTGCACTTATGCATTTGACTGCATTGATTAAGCACCGAGCGTCTGCACTTGTGTCCGCCTTCCTGTACATGTGCGTTACGAGTATTTACACAAGTCAGATTTATTGCTTCATTCAgaattcctttccttccattgTTTTTGGTAAGCTTCTTGGATTCGCTAGCCTCTGTGGAGGTCTCTTTTCTCTGCTGTGTGAAAAACTTTATGATCAGATTGTAAGCAAAGACGGGGAAAGCATCGACCCAACAAATGTTGTACTTTTGCTTGTCATCGTTTTCATCGTTATGTTCCTCCCTCTTACGATTTTGTACTTCCGAAATTATGAGCGATGCATTGAGGATTACCAACGGGAGGAGGCCACTTCACACAGCTCGGCGCGCGCTGCATGA